Proteins encoded together in one Macadamia integrifolia cultivar HAES 741 chromosome 8, SCU_Mint_v3, whole genome shotgun sequence window:
- the LOC122086885 gene encoding uncharacterized protein LOC122086885 — protein sequence MEPSPPATVAKKLWNIVRIVFFMVRKGISKRKLMMDLHLMVKRGKIAGKAIGNLLSHHHSNFTCRSFDADLSFVSPREYEFSCSNSPAYPFYSSSSSSQFPFHVSKRKHSHCRYFSSLYPTATADDDLTTVDGVKRMLEMLNVQETTEASPIPSSFPGFGRSPMGRQLKITDSPFPLRDADEDTHVDKAAEEFIKKFYKDLRRQNRMAAMEA from the coding sequence ATGGAACCGAGTCCACCGGCGACAGTAGCGAAGAAACTCTGGAATATCGTACGGATAGTGTTCTTTATGGTTAGGAAAGGCATCTCAAAGCGCAAACTGATGATGGATCTCCACCTCATGGTGAAACGTGGCAAGATCGCAGGGAAGGCCATCGGGAACCTCTTGTCCCACCATCACTCTAACTTCACCTGTCGATCGTTCGATGCGGATCTCTCCTTCGTCTCACCTCGCGAGTACGAATTCAGTTGCAGTAACAGCCCCGCCTACcctttctattcttcttcttcatcttctcaattCCCCTTCCACGTCAGCAAACGGAAGCACTCCCACTGCCGTTACTTCTCTTCATTGTACCCCACGGCCACCGCCGACGATGACTTAACGACCGTCGATGGGGTCAAAAGAATGTTGGAGATGTTGAACGTCCAAGAGACAACGGAGGCGTCTCCTATACCGTCATCGTTCCCCGGGTTCGGAAGGAGTCCGATGGGGAGGCAGTTAAAGATAACGGACTCTCCGTTTCCATTAAGGGATGCTGACGAGGATACCCACGTGGATAAGGCGGCGGAGGAGTTCATTAAGAAGTTCTATAAGGACCTGAGGCGACAAAATAGGATGGCCGCCATGGAAGCATGA